Sequence from the Clostridium saccharobutylicum DSM 13864 genome:
AAGCTAGAAGATGAAGAAGTTATTACTATATTAGCTAAAGAAGTCAAGCAAAGACGTGAGTCTATGGTTGAATTTGAAAAAGGAAATAGACAAGATTTAGTAGATCAGTGCAAAGCTGAAATTGAAATTTTGTTAAAATACCTTCCTCAGCAGTTAGGTGAAGAAGAAATAAAACAAATAGTAAAAGAATCAGCTGAAGAAGTGGGTGCAAATAGCATTAAAGACATGGGAAAAGTTATGTCAGTTGTAAGACCTAAAATAGTAGGTAGAGCTGATGGAAAACTTGTAAGTCAAATTATTAAAGAATATTTAAATAATAAATAATAAAAGAACTCAAGACTTTCTTGAGTTCTTTTATTATTTACGAATAATGAAAAGATAAAACTATATAGGAATGGACAATTG
This genomic interval carries:
- a CDS encoding GatB/YqeY domain-containing protein, which codes for MSLIKDRLQEDWKAALKTKDKFTANVISTAKSAILLVEKTDNRKLEDEEVITILAKEVKQRRESMVEFEKGNRQDLVDQCKAEIEILLKYLPQQLGEEEIKQIVKESAEEVGANSIKDMGKVMSVVRPKIVGRADGKLVSQIIKEYLNNK